The window TGTTCCGTCTCCAGGGCGACGCGATGCTTGAACCGCTCCAGCTCCAGGGAGAGCTTTCCTTTATGCTTCTCCAGTTCGATTGCTAAATACCGGTCGAAGAGATACTTGGTGAGGTAGGCCGCAAACCCGCCTCCCACCAAGAATGCTGAAATATCGCGCAAATAGTCGACAACCATTGGAATCGGTCCATCCTCACGCTCCTGAAATAAACGCCGGAATCTTCCGGCAAGAAATTCACCATCCTAGGCTTGCGCCTGAAACCAAACATCCAGAACCACGGGGCGTCCGGGCTCGGCCGAACGGTAAGTTAAGCGGATGAACCGCAAAAAATGCTCCGGAACCAAGATGTTTTTCCGGCCGGGCCCGAGCGGCAGCTCCAACGAATCGGCCAGCCATTCCCGGCCGTCGGGGCTGATCTCCAGTCCAATCAAGGCGCTGTTTACAGGATGCCGGTTCATCACGCAATAGCTCATTTGGAAATAGTCGGCCATCGATTCGGTCAAAACCGTTTGCAGCGAATCGGCGCTCGTCACCGTGGCATTTTGGGTCCAATCGCGATGCCCGGAAATCTCGACGCCGCGGCGCGGATATAGCTCCGAATTCGTGACGCATGCCTCCTTTAGAATCTGGATTTCGAAATGCAAGGTAATAGCCAGTCGCAGCGCTGACCCATCCGCACGGTAATTCACCGCCGGAGGTTTGCAGTCGACTCTGAGCTGAGCTTCGCAGCAGCATTCCTTGGCCGGAACGAGCAGCGAGAAGGGAAGATCCCGCCATCGATGGATAATCACCCCGGCGGGCTCCAGACACTCCACCTCCAATCGGACCGAACCCTCCATGGTCAAATAGCCGCCATGGGGAATCGCGGCAATTTCAAGCGGGGTGACGTGCCAGTCTTTCAGCTGCTCGAGCGCCAAATCGAGTGGGGTTTCAACGATTGTTTGCGCGGTCAATCGCGCCAACAATTTTTTTACCAGGAAACTCTCTGAATGACACCGATCAATTTCCGGTTCCGGCAAAACCTTCACCCTTTTTAAGGAAAAGTCTCGATTGTCTTATCATATGACAAGGGAAGACGAAAGGTCCTCCCTTGTTTTAACTATGGCCCTGGAAGAAGATGTTGAGCGTAACCGCGCTGGCGGCGTTCACCGCCGCGTAGTACACCCGGGCGTATTTGAGGAATACCGTCGAAACCAGTCCCGTGACATCGCCGACATTCAGCGTGACATAGCTGGTATTGTCGACCCAGCTGGTGGCGTCCGGACTGACCTGGAGCTTTGCCACGGCTTGAGCGTTGGCGGCCAACGAAGAGTTGACCAGCCCAAAAGTGTACTCCGATAAACTAAGAACATTGTAGGTGGTATCCGGAGAGCCGGCGGTATTCGTAAAATTGGGGCGAACCGCCGAAACGTCGGTGGTAGCCAGCGTAGATTGGACCGCCAGACCCGCACTGGTGATCAACAGACCGCCGGTGGGCGGAGTGATCGACAGACCGCTGGATGGGGCGGTGACGGTCAAGCCGTTAGCCGGGGCGGTGATCGCCAAACCCGTGCTGGTGATGGCTAAGCCATTGGTGGGCGGAGTGATCGACAGACCGCTGGATGGAGCGGTGACGGTCAAGCCGTTAGCCGGGGCGGTGATCGCCAAACCCGTGCTGGTGATGGCCAAGCCATTGGTGGGCGGAGTAATCGACAGGCCGCCGGACGGAGCGGTGACGGTCAAGCCGTTAGCCGGGGCGGTGATCGCCAAACCCGTGCTGGTGATGCTGAGATTGCCGGAAGAATCGGTATTGAAAGCGGTATTGTTCCCGCCATAGATTTTGATGCGGACTTGATCGGGATTATCCTGGAAGATTTTAAAGTTGGGCATCAGGGTGCCTCCTTTCGATTCAATAGCCCGTAAAAGCCCGTGGAAGGGGTTTCAGTAATAGCATATGGCCCAATCAGTGGAAGGTCACAGTCCCGATGCATATATTAGGACGGAAATCCCATGAAATACTGAAAGCATAGAAAGCGAGCCCAAAATGAGCACCGTCAGTCTATGTATGATTGTCAAAAATGAAGCGGATAACCTGCCCCGGTGCCTGAAAAGCACGGCCGGGGCGGTTGATGAACTGATTGTGGTGGACACCGGATCTACCGATAATTCGCTGGAGATTGCGAAAAGTTTTGGAGCCCGGGTCAGCTCCTTTCCCTGGAATGGCAATTTTAGTGCGGCGCGGAACGCTTCCCTAGCGAATGCTTCCGGAGACTGGATCCTGTTCCTGGACGCCGATGAGGAACTAACGCCGGAGAGCGCCCGGATCTTGCGCCAAATCACGGCCACTCCTGCGGTGGAAGGCTATTTTGTCAAGATCCTCAATTATTTGGGGAACGAGAATTGGAACGAAGTCTGCCCGGACCTCGTTTTCCGGCTTTTTCGGAACCGGCCGGCTTACCGGTTTCGGGGCGCCATTCACGAACAGATCGTGGATGTCATCCTCGAACAGAATCAAACGGCGCGTTATCAAACGGCCGAAAATTTGATAATCCGCCATTACGGCTACCTAAACCAGGCGATTGAGGCCAAGGATAAAAAAAACCGTAACCTGCGCCTGATCCAAGCGGAGCTGGAAAGAGATCCCCAGAATCGCTTGCTCCGCTATCACTACGGCGTGGAGCTGTACCGGGCGGAGCGTTTTGACGAGGCTGCCGTCGAGCTGCATCAAGCCGCCAATGGAATTGACCCTGCCGCCATTTACCTGCCCAAACTCCTGCGCTACCTCGTCTTGGCCTATCAAGGAGCCGGCTGTCCCGAGCAGGCATTGGAGACCGTCCGGATCGGGCTATCGCTCTTTCCAAACTATGCCGATCTTTATTATTACGGCGGATTAAGCCATCTTGAGCAACGCGACTATGTCCAGGCTTACCATGCCTTCCGGCAAGCCGCCGCCATGCCCGAACAACCTTGCTACTACGCGTCGTTCAGCGGCATTCGCGGCTTCCGGGCCTATTATCAGCTGGGGCAACTGGCTGAGGTCTTCCTCAACCCCGAAGAAGCGTTAAAGTATTACATTCATAGCTTAGGCGATAATCCCGCCTTTGCCCCGGCGCTCCGGAGCATCGTGCGGCTGCTCAAGCCTCAGGATGACCCGGAGTACGCCCGGCAATGCCTGGAGAAGATCTGCGATTTCTGTACCCCCCAGGCTCAGCTCTGGTTGGGGCAGATTCTGTTTCAGGAGTCCGCTTACGCCCTGGCATTACAATATTTGGAATCCGGATCGGCCGGACCCCAAGTGCCGGGAGAAGTAAAATTATGGCGGGCGATCTGCCTCTGCCAGCAACGCCGTTTTTTAGAAGCGCTCCATCTTTTGAAGGAGTTTCCGCCAGCGGATCCCCTCTATCCGCTGGCCCTGCTCAATCAATTACTCTGCTTTTGGATTCAGGGAAACCGCCGCAAAACGCTTTCCCTGGCCCGTCAGCTCCAGACTCTGGGTTTATCCGAAGATACCGCGGCTGTGATCAGTCTGCTCACGCATGTCCTGCCGCAGCAGCAAAAGATCTTCGAATTGACGGATAGCCAAGGCCAGCCTATCTTTTTGGCCTGGGCCAAACGGCTCTTAAAAAGGGGCCAGGATTCCGGGAAACCAGCCAAAACCGCCGGAGTTCGCCTGGGACCGGACGGCATCTCCCTGCTCCTGGATATCCTGCTCCGCTTGATCGACTTGAATGAATCTGCCCTGGCCGAATCCCTGCTAAACCGGCTGGACCCGGAGGTGCTGAGCGGCCAGGCCGGTGCCATTGGACAGCTGTACTATCGCTACCAGCGTTTGGATGAGGCTTGTCAATATCTCCGGTTTTATGCCGAAACCCATCCCGAGTCGGCCGCGGCCCTTTATGACCTGGCTGAAGTGGAACGGGATCGCGGCAATGCCATTCATGCCGAAACGCTCTACCGGCAGGCTTTGGCGCTGGATCCCAAAGAGCCGCGGTTTTATATCGCCTTGATCCGGCTTTACCAAAAACTCCGGCGGGAGCTGCTGGAAGAGGCCGTTGCACAGTTTCCGGAGATTCCGGTC is drawn from Hydrogenispora ethanolica and contains these coding sequences:
- a CDS encoding DUF6385 domain-containing protein, translating into MARLTAQTIVETPLDLALEQLKDWHVTPLEIAAIPHGGYLTMEGSVRLEVECLEPAGVIIHRWRDLPFSLLVPAKECCCEAQLRVDCKPPAVNYRADGSALRLAITLHFEIQILKEACVTNSELYPRRGVEISGHRDWTQNATVTSADSLQTVLTESMADYFQMSYCVMNRHPVNSALIGLEISPDGREWLADSLELPLGPGRKNILVPEHFLRFIRLTYRSAEPGRPVVLDVWFQAQA
- a CDS encoding TPR domain-containing glycosyltransferase, with amino-acid sequence MSTVSLCMIVKNEADNLPRCLKSTAGAVDELIVVDTGSTDNSLEIAKSFGARVSSFPWNGNFSAARNASLANASGDWILFLDADEELTPESARILRQITATPAVEGYFVKILNYLGNENWNEVCPDLVFRLFRNRPAYRFRGAIHEQIVDVILEQNQTARYQTAENLIIRHYGYLNQAIEAKDKKNRNLRLIQAELERDPQNRLLRYHYGVELYRAERFDEAAVELHQAANGIDPAAIYLPKLLRYLVLAYQGAGCPEQALETVRIGLSLFPNYADLYYYGGLSHLEQRDYVQAYHAFRQAAAMPEQPCYYASFSGIRGFRAYYQLGQLAEVFLNPEEALKYYIHSLGDNPAFAPALRSIVRLLKPQDDPEYARQCLEKICDFCTPQAQLWLGQILFQESAYALALQYLESGSAGPQVPGEVKLWRAICLCQQRRFLEALHLLKEFPPADPLYPLALLNQLLCFWIQGNRRKTLSLARQLQTLGLSEDTAAVISLLTHVLPQQQKIFELTDSQGQPIFLAWAKRLLKRGQDSGKPAKTAGVRLGPDGISLLLDILLRLIDLNESALAESLLNRLDPEVLSGQAGAIGQLYYRYQRLDEACQYLRFYAETHPESAAALYDLAEVERDRGNAIHAETLYRQALALDPKEPRFYIALIRLYQKLRRELLEEAVAQFPEIPVLQKLLREAQEQ
- a CDS encoding DUF6385 domain-containing protein — translated: MPNFKIFQDNPDQVRIKIYGGNNTAFNTDSSGNLSITSTGLAITAPANGLTVTAPSGGLSITPPTNGLAITSTGLAITAPANGLTVTAPSSGLSITPPTNGLAITSTGLAITAPANGLTVTAPSSGLSITPPTGGLLITSAGLAVQSTLATTDVSAVRPNFTNTAGSPDTTYNVLSLSEYTFGLVNSSLAANAQAVAKLQVSPDATSWVDNTSYVTLNVGDVTGLVSTVFLKYARVYYAAVNAASAVTLNIFFQGHS